From Solibacillus isronensis, the proteins below share one genomic window:
- a CDS encoding YlbF family regulator, whose amino-acid sequence MLMTSDWVFILDEVDELNAMILSSEQAENLRLAKKAVYEDAELSAQIMAFQRLKDQYEDVQRFGKYHPDYNIIMKKIRTEKRLIDMNEQIAALKVAENEFQDLLDEISLLIGHSVSEAVKVPVSNPFFASSSSCGSGCGTGGGCSCSA is encoded by the coding sequence ATGCTCATGACTTCTGATTGGGTTTTTATTTTAGATGAGGTCGATGAATTAAATGCGATGATCCTTTCCTCTGAGCAAGCCGAAAACCTTCGTCTTGCGAAAAAGGCAGTCTACGAGGATGCGGAATTAAGCGCACAAATTATGGCCTTTCAACGATTAAAAGACCAATATGAGGATGTACAACGCTTTGGCAAATATCATCCTGATTACAATATAATTATGAAAAAAATTCGAACAGAAAAGCGTCTGATCGATATGAATGAACAAATTGCGGCACTTAAGGTGGCGGAGAATGAATTTCAGGATTTACTTGATGAAATCAGCCTGCTCATCGGCCATTCTGTTTCGGAAGCTGTAAAAGTTCCGGTAAGCAACCCGTTTTTTGCAAGCAGCTCTTCTTGTGGCAGCGGATGCGGTACAGGCGGCGGTTGTTCGTGTTCAGCTTAA
- a CDS encoding transcriptional regulator, producing MEQKRRKDQWTIADDEKLAEIVIQTVQNGRTQLEAFEQAAQELNRTKQACGFRWNKTLRAQYGQVLNSVRKRPKQLMRSHLKLALSSFEELTEAYNELEMKYSELQSEYDKIAKWLQQGVALTKGKPS from the coding sequence GTGGAGCAAAAAAGAAGGAAAGATCAATGGACAATTGCAGATGATGAAAAGTTAGCTGAAATTGTGATTCAAACAGTTCAAAACGGACGTACACAACTAGAAGCTTTTGAGCAGGCAGCACAGGAATTAAACCGGACGAAGCAAGCTTGCGGCTTTCGTTGGAATAAAACATTGCGGGCGCAGTATGGACAGGTTTTGAACAGCGTCAGAAAGCGCCCGAAGCAGTTGATGCGCAGTCACTTAAAGTTGGCGTTATCTAGTTTTGAAGAATTGACAGAAGCTTATAACGAACTAGAAATGAAATATTCGGAATTACAATCAGAGTACGACAAAATTGCGAAGTGGTTACAACAAGGCGTAGCCTTAACGAAAGGGAAACCGAGTTAA
- the coaD gene encoding pantetheine-phosphate adenylyltransferase → MTEKIAVVPGSFDPITNGHIDIIRRAADVFDTVYVAVLNNSAKKPLFTIEERTALIKEVTKDLPNIQIETSSGLLIDYAREKKAKAIVRGLRAVSDFEYEMQITSMNRVLDENIETFFIMSKNQYSFLSSSIVKEVAKYGGKVSELVPAHVEKALNEKFAK, encoded by the coding sequence TTGACAGAAAAAATCGCAGTAGTACCTGGAAGTTTTGATCCGATTACGAATGGTCATATTGATATCATTCGTCGGGCAGCCGATGTTTTTGACACAGTATATGTCGCAGTATTAAATAACTCAGCTAAAAAACCATTGTTTACAATTGAAGAGCGAACAGCCTTAATTAAAGAAGTGACAAAAGATTTGCCGAATATTCAAATCGAAACTTCTTCGGGACTGCTGATCGATTATGCCCGTGAAAAGAAAGCGAAAGCCATTGTACGTGGTTTACGCGCAGTTTCCGACTTTGAATATGAAATGCAGATTACTTCGATGAACCGAGTGCTTGATGAAAATATTGAAACATTTTTCATCATGTCAAAAAATCAGTATTCATTCTTAAGTTCAAGCATCGTTAAAGAAGTAGCCAAATACGGCGGAAAAGTAAGTGAACTCGTACCAGCTCATGTTGAAAAAGCACTAAACGAAAAATTTGCCAAATAA
- the rpmF gene encoding 50S ribosomal protein L32, giving the protein MAVPFRRTSKTAKRKRRTHFKLSVPGMVACPNCGEAKLSHRVCKACGQYKGKEVVAK; this is encoded by the coding sequence ATGGCTGTACCATTTAGAAGAACTTCTAAAACTGCAAAAAGAAAGCGTCGTACGCATTTCAAACTATCTGTACCTGGTATGGTAGCTTGCCCAAACTGTGGAGAAGCTAAACTATCTCACCGTGTTTGCAAAGCTTGCGGACAATACAAAGGTAAAGAAGTAGTAGCGAAATAA
- a CDS encoding YceD family protein codes for MKWSIHQLSKFRKDGMPIDTVVQLDEVKNRNTDIRNVSPVHVKGLCTFGASQMTCQLTISTTLTLPCARTWEDVEYPVNIETVEVFSWTDERNRGDVESEIHYVDGDVVDMKPVLEELILLEVPMQVFKENTEGQVQGGKGWDYSTDEDVENAKEVDEPKLDPRLAALAKYFDQTDE; via the coding sequence ATGAAATGGTCAATTCATCAATTATCAAAGTTTCGAAAAGACGGAATGCCGATTGATACAGTTGTTCAGTTGGATGAAGTAAAAAATCGTAACACCGATATACGTAACGTTTCACCCGTTCATGTAAAAGGGCTTTGTACTTTTGGTGCATCGCAAATGACTTGTCAATTAACGATTAGCACTACGTTGACGCTTCCATGTGCACGCACGTGGGAAGATGTTGAATATCCTGTGAACATTGAAACGGTAGAAGTTTTCAGCTGGACCGATGAAAGAAATCGCGGGGATGTTGAGAGCGAAATCCATTATGTTGATGGTGACGTTGTTGATATGAAACCAGTCCTGGAGGAATTAATTCTTCTGGAAGTACCGATGCAAGTATTCAAAGAGAATACCGAAGGACAAGTGCAAGGCGGTAAAGGCTGGGACTATTCAACGGATGAAGATGTAGAAAATGCTAAGGAAGTTGACGAACCAAAATTGGATCCAAGACTGGCTGCTTTAGCTAAGTATTTTGATCAAACAGATGAATAA
- a CDS encoding DUF7147 family protein: MIQQFIELGQGYGDIYELCELVKTNEHRFHNAFIFTATHDGNSVASIAVAFKPSGESKFMPIYICREGIPYSEEKLSKRIEIFKQTIQDVKQQENILEIKHSSVFSEKNQYYQYLIGILRLNRYIPPMQ, translated from the coding sequence ATGATTCAACAATTTATCGAACTCGGTCAAGGCTATGGCGATATATATGAGCTTTGCGAACTGGTCAAAACAAATGAGCATCGATTCCATAACGCATTTATTTTCACTGCAACTCATGATGGCAATTCAGTCGCTTCAATAGCCGTGGCTTTTAAACCATCAGGTGAAAGCAAATTCATGCCAATATATATTTGCCGCGAAGGGATTCCATATAGCGAGGAAAAACTGTCAAAGCGAATTGAGATATTTAAACAAACGATTCAAGATGTTAAGCAGCAAGAAAACATTCTTGAAATTAAACACTCATCTGTTTTTTCGGAAAAAAATCAATATTATCAATACTTAATTGGTATTTTGAGATTAAATCGTTACATACCACCGATGCAATAA
- a CDS encoding nucleotidyltransferase has product MQAVGIVVEYNPFHNGHLHHVNEAKRTTNSDVAVAVMSGQFLQRGEPALVDKWHRTKMALASGVDVVIELPYIFSTAQATGFASGAVQLLEAMQCTTLAFGSEQGSITPFLNTYHLIESNRTLYNSIIKETIQQGKSYPQALFTAYEQLKQLSPNAYIDLGQPNNILGFHYVEAMEKLQTVMRPATIQRIAAGYHDAIDTDSEIASATGIRQALFSGKSLEQVTQYLPEPSIGQLGQWQAEHGRFASWEGFWPLLQYAILRHTPQQLKLYADVSEGLENSLIKYARTSSDFEEFMNALKSKRYTWTRLQRMLTHIYTGVTKEQLHAYSSPTYIRILGMTSAGQQYISSIKKCLSLPLISRVAAVSDPILAIDLHATQMYQLGIQQFSNKKIDEDYKTPPIRY; this is encoded by the coding sequence ATGCAAGCCGTCGGTATAGTTGTTGAATATAATCCATTTCACAATGGCCATCTGCATCACGTAAATGAAGCAAAACGCACAACCAACAGTGATGTTGCGGTTGCTGTTATGAGCGGTCAATTTTTACAGCGAGGAGAGCCCGCACTCGTCGACAAATGGCATCGGACAAAGATGGCACTCGCAAGCGGAGTTGACGTCGTAATCGAACTTCCTTATATTTTCAGCACTGCTCAGGCAACTGGTTTTGCTTCAGGTGCTGTACAACTATTGGAAGCAATGCAATGCACGACATTAGCATTTGGGAGCGAACAAGGAAGCATCACACCGTTTCTCAACACTTATCACTTAATTGAAAGTAACCGTACACTCTATAACTCCATTATTAAAGAAACAATTCAGCAAGGCAAAAGCTATCCGCAAGCTCTTTTTACGGCATATGAACAGCTTAAACAACTTTCCCCGAATGCATACATTGATTTAGGGCAACCAAATAATATACTAGGCTTCCATTACGTCGAAGCAATGGAGAAGCTACAGACGGTTATGAGACCTGCTACCATTCAGCGAATTGCTGCAGGATATCATGACGCGATAGATACAGACAGCGAAATTGCCAGCGCTACCGGGATACGTCAGGCATTGTTCAGCGGTAAGTCTCTCGAGCAGGTTACACAATATTTACCCGAGCCAAGTATTGGTCAACTTGGACAATGGCAGGCAGAACATGGTCGTTTTGCAAGCTGGGAAGGCTTTTGGCCGCTTTTACAGTATGCTATTTTAAGACATACCCCACAGCAGTTAAAACTGTATGCAGACGTATCAGAAGGGCTTGAAAACTCACTTATAAAATATGCAAGAACGAGTTCGGACTTTGAGGAATTTATGAACGCATTGAAATCGAAGCGCTATACATGGACAAGACTCCAGCGAATGCTGACACATATTTATACAGGCGTCACGAAAGAGCAGTTGCATGCCTATTCAAGCCCGACATATATTCGGATATTGGGCATGACATCTGCAGGGCAACAATATATTTCAAGTATTAAAAAGTGCCTTTCCCTGCCGCTCATCAGTCGAGTTGCAGCTGTCAGTGATCCTATATTGGCCATCGATCTGCATGCTACGCAAATGTACCAATTAGGCATACAGCAATTTTCAAATAAAAAAATAGACGAAGATTATAAAACTCCGCCTATTCGCTATTAA
- a CDS encoding enoyl-CoA hydratase/isomerase family protein gives MDYLIQNEDGILTFTINREEKRNAINYAVMDGLKEVITYIKEHNDVRFLVITGAGDKSFCSGGDLSEFHSLETEEEAFGMLSKMGNILYDLATLPVPTIALINGTAVGGGCEIATACDFRLISSHAKAGFIQGTLAITSGWGGGTYLFERGLRHDRALKMLVDAKPYDAQTLYEIGWAMRVYIEGTKEQALEEFIEHMAKIHPSVHQAYKEIELRKWRERNMYERVMEEIGLCAKLWESEAHHKAVQNFLEKKK, from the coding sequence GTGGATTACTTAATTCAGAATGAAGATGGGATTCTAACATTTACGATTAATCGCGAAGAAAAAAGAAATGCTATAAACTACGCGGTGATGGATGGTTTAAAGGAAGTTATTACATACATAAAAGAACACAATGATGTGCGCTTCTTAGTTATTACAGGTGCCGGGGATAAATCGTTTTGTTCGGGCGGGGACTTGTCAGAGTTTCATAGTTTGGAAACGGAAGAAGAAGCGTTTGGCATGCTGAGTAAAATGGGGAATATTTTATATGATTTAGCGACATTGCCTGTACCGACAATTGCTTTAATAAACGGAACGGCTGTAGGAGGGGGTTGTGAAATTGCAACAGCTTGCGATTTTCGCCTGATTTCCTCACATGCAAAAGCCGGATTCATCCAAGGGACACTGGCGATTACGTCTGGATGGGGTGGTGGAACTTATTTGTTTGAACGTGGTCTGCGCCATGACCGTGCATTAAAAATGCTCGTAGACGCAAAACCATATGACGCGCAAACGTTATATGAAATTGGTTGGGCAATGCGTGTCTATATTGAAGGAACGAAAGAGCAGGCTCTTGAGGAATTCATTGAGCATATGGCAAAAATCCATCCTTCTGTCCACCAGGCGTATAAAGAAATTGAATTAAGAAAATGGCGTGAGCGCAATATGTACGAGCGAGTGATGGAAGAAATCGGACTATGTGCAAAGCTTTGGGAATCCGAAGCCCACCACAAAGCAGTACAGAATTTCCTCGAGAAGAAAAAGTAA
- a CDS encoding glycerophosphodiester phosphodiesterase family protein has translation MGKKTKVALAIAAASAAAWAGTKAISKPQKRESKEALQFERPIIIAQHGGAGLAPEHSLLAFERAAEIGVDGFTVSVRLSKDEEIIAFHDATVDRTTNGSGFIKDFTFEQLKELNIGYNFEDLEGAFPYREQHILAVTLRQLIETYPDKLFIVNIQDSPDTYEGSLMPSKLWRLIEELNIQFQVIVTSPYSEQIDRFNLYAQNRIALGAGEGDIKKAMTSFTSQFGHLYHPKVDLFIVPLKQGVFNYDSPRFVKFLSELNVPTIYSDIDDLVTMNRVIRQGAMGIVTNRPDIAEVLIQKVSQ, from the coding sequence ATGGGTAAGAAAACAAAAGTAGCTTTAGCAATCGCGGCGGCTAGTGCGGCGGCATGGGCAGGAACAAAAGCGATTTCAAAGCCGCAAAAACGTGAATCAAAAGAAGCATTACAATTTGAACGTCCAATTATTATCGCACAACATGGAGGCGCGGGTCTGGCACCTGAACATTCGTTACTTGCTTTTGAACGAGCAGCGGAAATCGGTGTGGATGGCTTTACAGTAAGTGTCCGCCTTTCAAAAGATGAAGAAATTATCGCTTTTCATGATGCAACGGTAGACCGCACAACAAATGGCTCTGGCTTTATTAAAGACTTTACATTTGAACAATTAAAAGAACTCAATATCGGCTATAACTTTGAAGATTTAGAAGGTGCTTTCCCATACAGAGAACAGCATATACTGGCCGTGACATTACGCCAATTAATCGAAACTTATCCGGATAAACTATTTATCGTAAACATTCAAGATAGCCCAGACACATATGAAGGTAGTTTAATGCCTTCTAAACTATGGCGATTAATCGAAGAATTGAATATTCAATTCCAGGTCATCGTTACAAGTCCGTATAGCGAACAAATCGACCGCTTCAACTTATATGCACAAAACCGTATCGCTCTTGGTGCCGGTGAAGGCGACATTAAAAAGGCGATGACTTCATTCACAAGTCAATTCGGTCATTTGTATCACCCAAAAGTAGATTTGTTCATCGTTCCATTAAAACAAGGTGTTTTCAATTATGATTCACCGCGCTTTGTCAAGTTTTTATCGGAACTTAATGTACCGACGATTTACAGCGACATTGATGATCTCGTAACAATGAACCGTGTCATCCGACAAGGGGCAATGGGAATCGTGACAAACCGTCCGGATATCGCAGAAGTACTCATTCAAAAAGTATCGCAATAA
- a CDS encoding RNA polymerase II, with the protein MKIAVSIFSFLTILIGTILFMQFQVYSDKVDSTEKGYRYSQEIEIVYHGESLDIRQHFKNLPNEELTIEWPKASINPDCFIENEHSCARLSEDSNKFEAGETRAQSISYVIPLKNGLQSRKLMKNVFATLKNGDVQFSTVHISTEKEVKGQWVTGLPLIGEQNLSLVNYSMFSGEGAVKDLFWQDGDFALQNEAGVVSIYSRTPLKTAFYEKLEKVNFLSDEHLAIINGTNIDGIDGFRMLFVPNVTVAKVQRNVLISQLEESYDFGDSPYWLKELMASFLTGTVFGGEKTKEVTATITAQLTDVQLTDWRERLRALEGKKISGELLDKELSEVLGASTKYISMNAQSEKSYPFLYNDSRNLYVNSEKQPAVQVVLKDGEVLYGADLLLESIGYDVSIGKHGYYAVSETREFRFPNEPGFYVFNQRRYDTASLPVKQVAGQYFIEESWLKRLFIVEIEKTEDRINISAP; encoded by the coding sequence TTGAAAATTGCCGTTAGTATTTTTTCATTTTTAACGATACTAATCGGAACTATACTTTTTATGCAGTTCCAAGTTTATTCGGATAAAGTGGACTCGACTGAAAAAGGCTATCGTTATTCTCAGGAAATTGAAATCGTGTATCATGGCGAAAGCTTGGACATTCGCCAGCATTTCAAAAATTTGCCGAATGAGGAACTGACGATTGAATGGCCGAAAGCATCCATTAATCCTGATTGTTTTATAGAAAATGAACATAGCTGTGCACGTTTAAGTGAAGATTCCAATAAGTTTGAAGCCGGAGAAACACGGGCACAATCGATTTCCTATGTCATTCCATTAAAGAACGGCTTACAGTCTCGTAAGCTTATGAAAAATGTCTTTGCTACATTAAAAAACGGTGATGTTCAGTTCTCTACGGTGCATATTTCCACTGAAAAAGAAGTGAAAGGGCAGTGGGTAACAGGTTTGCCGTTAATCGGTGAGCAAAATTTGTCACTTGTCAACTATTCAATGTTTAGTGGGGAAGGCGCGGTGAAAGATCTGTTTTGGCAAGATGGGGACTTTGCGCTGCAAAATGAAGCGGGCGTTGTTTCCATTTATTCAAGAACCCCATTAAAAACAGCATTTTATGAAAAGCTTGAAAAAGTCAACTTTTTAAGCGATGAACATCTTGCAATCATTAACGGTACAAATATAGATGGGATCGATGGGTTCCGTATGCTTTTTGTGCCTAATGTAACGGTGGCGAAAGTGCAGCGGAATGTCCTGATTTCACAACTGGAAGAATCCTATGATTTTGGTGACAGTCCGTATTGGCTGAAAGAATTAATGGCATCATTTTTGACGGGTACGGTATTTGGTGGCGAGAAAACAAAAGAAGTCACTGCAACAATTACAGCCCAACTAACGGATGTGCAACTGACGGATTGGCGAGAACGTTTACGGGCATTGGAAGGTAAAAAGATCAGTGGAGAACTGCTCGACAAGGAGCTGTCTGAAGTATTGGGAGCTTCTACGAAATATATTTCAATGAATGCACAATCAGAAAAGTCCTATCCGTTTTTATATAATGACTCACGGAATCTTTACGTCAATTCGGAAAAGCAGCCTGCCGTTCAAGTTGTATTAAAGGATGGCGAAGTATTGTACGGGGCAGATTTGCTGCTGGAATCGATCGGTTATGATGTAAGTATAGGAAAACATGGGTATTATGCAGTAAGTGAAACGCGTGAATTCAGATTCCCAAATGAACCTGGTTTTTATGTATTTAATCAGCGACGCTATGATACGGCATCTTTACCGGTTAAACAAGTTGCGGGCCAATATTTCATTGAAGAATCATGGTTAAAGCGTTTGTTTATAGTTGAAATTGAAAAGACGGAAGACCGAATTAATATTTCGGCTCCTTAA
- a CDS encoding UDP-N-acetylmuramoyl-L-alanyl-D-glutamate--2,6-diaminopimelate ligase: MVRSETVQIGELIKDWPCTMKGSIRVEIKRVEDDANLILPGDAFIARKGNKSSGISYIDSALEKGAAAIVVDDENYFNEADLPVPIIWVPNCLSFIAYASAKIYNFPAEALTVIAVTGTNGKTTVTHFIGQILNQLDKRTMVIGTNGVFIDQEKCYPEMEALTTLQAKNIQFLFKEAIRLDVPYVVLEASSIGLEKHRLDHCDIDIGIFLNVTEDHIEDHGSFERYKLSKQILSTLAKKNIINSDDSVCRSIGLATKGKRIFFGKGSHVDYFFQTLVDGPASTTCCIQHKKEKHIVNIPLVGDYQCSNVLAAISCVAQLDFPLINICKAIGNLELPEGRFEHVQNQLGLSIVVDYAHTPDAMKMILQTLKKHTKRRLIVMFSCGGNRDKAKRPKMGMIASIYADYIILTTDNARSESPQQINKQIREGFSSSQEYIECLNRKEAIEHALNYAEEGDTIVLLGKGHEKTQQIGDKQKYFSDLVFVREMVRQLEKRRLNNH, from the coding sequence ATGGTAAGGAGTGAAACCGTGCAAATTGGAGAATTGATTAAAGATTGGCCGTGCACTATGAAGGGCTCCATTAGAGTGGAAATAAAACGAGTGGAAGACGATGCGAATCTTATTTTGCCTGGAGATGCTTTTATCGCCAGAAAGGGAAATAAGTCGAGTGGTATTTCGTATATTGATAGCGCTTTGGAGAAGGGCGCAGCAGCAATTGTAGTAGATGATGAAAATTACTTTAATGAAGCCGATTTACCTGTACCGATTATTTGGGTACCGAATTGTTTGAGTTTTATCGCCTATGCGAGTGCAAAAATTTATAATTTCCCCGCAGAAGCATTGACCGTGATTGCGGTAACAGGCACAAACGGCAAAACAACTGTTACGCATTTTATCGGACAAATTCTAAACCAGTTAGATAAGCGCACTATGGTAATCGGTACGAACGGTGTTTTTATCGACCAGGAAAAATGTTATCCGGAAATGGAAGCATTGACAACATTACAGGCGAAAAATATTCAATTTTTGTTTAAAGAAGCAATCCGTCTTGATGTACCTTACGTTGTTCTGGAAGCTTCGTCCATTGGTCTGGAAAAGCACCGTCTGGATCATTGTGATATTGATATCGGTATTTTCTTGAATGTGACAGAAGATCACATTGAAGACCATGGTAGTTTTGAACGCTACAAACTATCCAAACAGATTTTATCGACCTTGGCGAAAAAAAATATTATAAACAGTGATGACAGTGTTTGTCGTTCCATAGGTTTGGCGACGAAAGGCAAGCGTATTTTTTTCGGCAAGGGGAGCCATGTCGACTACTTTTTCCAAACGCTAGTTGACGGACCAGCATCAACAACTTGTTGTATTCAGCATAAGAAAGAGAAGCATATAGTGAACATTCCGTTAGTGGGGGACTATCAATGCAGCAATGTGCTTGCAGCGATAAGCTGTGTGGCACAGCTTGATTTTCCGTTAATTAACATATGCAAAGCAATCGGAAATTTAGAATTGCCTGAAGGGCGGTTTGAGCATGTGCAAAATCAGTTAGGCTTATCGATCGTTGTCGATTATGCCCATACACCGGATGCGATGAAAATGATTTTGCAAACATTAAAAAAACATACAAAGCGCAGGCTAATTGTCATGTTTAGCTGCGGTGGTAACCGAGACAAGGCAAAACGACCGAAAATGGGAATGATCGCATCGATATATGCGGATTATATTATTTTAACGACAGATAATGCGCGCAGTGAAAGTCCGCAACAGATCAATAAGCAGATTCGTGAAGGCTTTTCTTCTTCACAGGAGTATATTGAGTGTCTCAACCGAAAAGAAGCGATTGAACATGCACTTAATTATGCGGAAGAAGGCGATACAATCGTACTGCTAGGAAAAGGTCATGAAAAAACACAGCAAATTGGAGACAAACAAAAATACTTTTCCGATTTAGTATTTGTTCGGGAGATGGTGAGGCAATTGGAAAAACGTCGGTTGAACAATCATTGA
- the rsmD gene encoding 16S rRNA (guanine(966)-N(2))-methyltransferase RsmD, translating to MRVVAGDRKGMPLKAITGNTTRPTTDKVKESIFNMIGPFFNGGLAVDLFAGSGGLGIETLSRGADHALFIEKDARAFQVLQENIKKCRYGDVSELFRTDATRAVKALLKRDIVIDYLFLDPPYHKKEYYDLVETLVEGGKLADDAIIMCEHSTEVTLPENYGRFNLVRQEEYGSTIISIYRHEEEEGETV from the coding sequence ATGCGCGTTGTTGCAGGAGATAGAAAAGGGATGCCTTTAAAGGCGATTACAGGAAATACAACACGACCGACAACAGATAAAGTAAAGGAATCCATTTTTAATATGATTGGGCCATTCTTTAATGGTGGTTTGGCGGTTGATTTATTTGCCGGGAGTGGCGGGCTAGGGATCGAAACACTAAGTCGCGGTGCAGATCATGCGCTGTTTATCGAGAAAGATGCCCGTGCTTTTCAAGTGCTTCAGGAAAATATAAAAAAATGCCGTTATGGGGATGTATCTGAACTTTTCCGGACAGATGCGACGCGTGCGGTGAAGGCTTTATTAAAAAGAGATATTGTCATTGACTATTTATTTCTGGATCCGCCTTATCACAAAAAAGAATATTATGATTTAGTCGAAACACTTGTTGAAGGCGGGAAGCTGGCGGATGACGCAATTATTATGTGCGAACATTCAACTGAAGTCACATTGCCGGAAAACTACGGCCGCTTTAACCTAGTAAGACAAGAAGAATACGGCAGTACGATCATTTCAATTTATCGTCATGAAGAGGAAGAGGGAGAAACCGTTTGA
- a CDS encoding YlbG family protein, giving the protein MNERQGLIIYVHQLKHAKSLRKYGHVNFISRRLKYVVIYCNRDEIETLKNKIQRLPFVKDVVESYRPFVKNEFENAKPDKAKEYDYKIGL; this is encoded by the coding sequence ATGAATGAAAGACAAGGTTTAATTATATACGTTCATCAATTAAAACATGCGAAGTCGTTAAGAAAGTATGGTCACGTAAATTTCATCTCCAGGAGATTAAAATATGTTGTGATTTATTGTAATCGAGACGAGATCGAAACATTGAAAAATAAAATACAACGCCTTCCATTTGTGAAAGACGTTGTTGAATCATACCGTCCATTTGTTAAAAATGAATTTGAAAATGCAAAGCCGGATAAAGCAAAAGAGTATGATTATAAAATAGGTTTATAA
- a CDS encoding SepM family pheromone-processing serine protease — MGNKGKIAFGLFLIILMGLSFYRLDYYITKPGGTYNVSEFLAIQNGDRDDEGSFYMTTVAMGQATPLTYAMAAVADYYDIVKLTDVRQEEEDDEEYNVRQLKYMTDSQFNATYVAFNRAGLDYQVTYKGLYVLNVLADGAADGHLKPGDEIVEVDNERIDSLETFLTLITPKVKGDTINLVVKREDKLIDETLEIKEIPGSEGRIGIGITYSESKSIKTDPKVTVKTEDIGGPSAGLMFTLELLNQLIDEDLTKGYEIAGTGEMLEDGTVGRIGGIEKKVVSADKEGVDIFFAPDDEITKEMLEYNPSITSNYEVAAQTAKAIDSDMKVIPVKTIDDALNYLNQLQPKN, encoded by the coding sequence ATGGGGAATAAAGGGAAAATAGCATTTGGTCTGTTTCTAATTATATTAATGGGTTTGTCTTTCTATAGGTTGGATTATTATATTACAAAACCGGGTGGTACATATAATGTAAGCGAATTTTTGGCGATACAAAATGGGGACCGGGACGATGAAGGTTCATTTTATATGACGACCGTTGCAATGGGGCAGGCAACTCCGTTAACTTATGCAATGGCAGCTGTTGCGGATTATTATGATATTGTAAAATTAACAGATGTACGCCAAGAGGAAGAGGATGACGAAGAGTATAATGTTCGGCAATTGAAATATATGACGGACTCCCAGTTTAACGCAACGTATGTAGCGTTCAATCGCGCAGGGCTTGATTATCAAGTGACGTACAAAGGACTCTATGTATTGAATGTGCTTGCAGATGGTGCTGCAGACGGACATTTAAAGCCGGGAGATGAAATTGTGGAAGTGGATAATGAGCGTATTGATAGTTTGGAAACGTTTCTTACTCTCATTACGCCGAAAGTAAAGGGAGATACGATTAATCTAGTTGTAAAACGTGAGGATAAACTTATTGACGAAACGCTGGAGATTAAAGAAATACCCGGTTCTGAAGGGCGTATTGGTATCGGTATTACCTATTCAGAAAGTAAGTCAATCAAAACCGATCCGAAAGTTACCGTCAAAACAGAAGATATTGGCGGACCGTCTGCCGGATTAATGTTTACATTAGAGCTGTTAAATCAGCTAATAGATGAAGATTTAACAAAAGGCTATGAAATTGCAGGTACCGGTGAAATGCTGGAGGATGGAACGGTAGGTCGAATTGGCGGTATTGAGAAAAAAGTTGTTTCTGCGGATAAGGAAGGCGTTGATATTTTCTTTGCACCGGATGACGAAATTACAAAAGAAATGCTTGAGTATAACCCAAGCATTACTTCAAATTATGAGGTGGCAGCCCAAACAGCAAAAGCCATTGATTCCGACATGAAAGTCATTCCTGTTAAAACAATAGACGATGCTCTGAATTATCTAAATCAACTACAACCGAAAAATTAA